In Miscanthus floridulus cultivar M001 chromosome 8, ASM1932011v1, whole genome shotgun sequence, the sequence TTCAAGtttaagaaggaagaaggagcggAGCATGCATGTGCTGGTGGTGACTCCTGCAATGCATGCATAGAATACAACAAATCCTTTCGTGTCCGATCCAGGGTTCTCTTACATATAttagattattattattattagattATTATTAGATCAAGATAAAAAAGCAGTCATCATCAGTACGTGAGGTGTTTAAGAACGGAAGAAGAGACGATAGATGCACACCAAACTGGGGTCCATGGGCTGGCTGGACCCTACACGTAGGTACAATGAGAGAGGTGGCCCATTCCGCTCCATTNNNNNNNNNNNNNNNNNNNNNNNNNNNNNNNNNNNNNNNNNNNNNNNNNNNNNNNNNNNNNNNNNNNNNNNNNNNNNNNNNNNNNNNNNNNNNNNNNNNNATGGTCTTGATAACATATGAATGCTGATAGTAGACACTTGATCCTAAACAAAGCACAATTCCAATATTCGAATCTCCTGGTATGTCTTTGTCCTTGTGCGCCAAGTTTTTTTCCTTCCTGCGCAGAAAGGGGAAAAAATTGCAATGAGATTTAGTGCTGAATTAGGCAGCAAGAGTGCAATTGTACAGAGAATTTTCATGCCTACCCACTCTAAGATCTTCAATTTGGTTAGTTCGCCAAAGAATGGATGGTATAACTTTTATTCGAGATTTCCTGTGACACGGAATTGAATAAGTTGTATGGCTATATGGAAACATAATCTATACCAATATGTAGAAAATGAGAACTATTCCTGCTGCATCGCCTATAAAACAGACATTGCTGAAGCTGTAGAGCTCCTTGTTGATGGGATGGCTGCAAGAGCCGACAATTTGGTATTTTCGTTGAGGGTGGACTGTAATTTCTAACTTTGATATGCTTCACGATATCTGATTCAAAACCTTCCAGATATCTAATTCTCTATTGGGGCCAAACCCCTAGCTAAATCTGCTAGGCCCTCCTGGAGTCTCTCTCTCCCCTCTTTTCTTCTCCCTTTGTTTCCAAACTTTTCTTACCTTCCATTAGTGAGTTCGAGCGTCCAGCCAGGCAGCCAGCAACAATCAGATGCAGCCAAGCAATTCGAAATTCACAAACTGGGGCTGTTGGAGTGGTTATAAATTCACGATAACTGGGGCAGTTGGAGTGGTTAATGGATCACACACAATCTCCAAAAACAACGGACAGTCATACAACTCGAAACAAACACAAGCGAGACACCCTCCAGGGATTACTTGCATGACTCACGCAGTAACCAGATAGTACAAGGTACTATAGTACAGTTGGCAAAAAATAAATATGCAAACttaaagagaaaacaaaaggttGAAGGATAAGAAAACACCTGTGGATCCAGACCACAAGTGCTCTTCTTATCCTGCAGAGTCAAAAAATCATCCTCAAATAGATAGTGCATGTTCCATGCAATAGTTTCCCGTGTCCAGGAGCCTATGGAATGCCAGCTATGCCGCAAACTCTAGTGATATATAATCTCTGCTTGCCAAAGGTATACATGACGGAAACCTACTCTCCCTCCCAGCCAAATCACATGAAGTCGTACTCGTCCGGATCATCATAGCCACCACCCCGTCCGGGGATGAAGTCATCGTCTCCTTTCTCGATGTGGAGTTGCTTCTTTTTCGCTCCTGCCAAAGAATTCCATTCAGTATCAACACCAGTGATCATGATGATTACTAGATCTGGCTACAAAACATGAACACCTAGAGGTTCCTTGACAGTTGAAGCTCATTACCTTGTTTCTTTTTGCCTGCTGCAACCTCTTTCTCAGCCTTGATCTTCTCGTTAGCAATTGCTGTCACGGAGGAAGATATTTCTTTCGCGTCCGCACCTTTCAGCGATGTCATGGAAAGTCTCATGACATTCTTAAGGAGAGCCATGTAGTGAAAGCTTTTCTGCAAATGCAAACATGAAACCAACAAGATCAGATATATCCTGCCGAAAAAGGGTGCAAAACCCGAGACATGCAGCTTTTACAATGTTATTAACATACCTCATAGGGGCGTAGTTTATTTGCAATAAGCTCCGCGTATTCCACAAAGTCACTCTCAGACTTCGGGATAAAAGTATCTAGTGACTTTTGTTCACCGTCTTTCTTTGCAAAAAGTTCTGTGGTTGACTTGAAGTCAGCTTCTTCCACAAGCCTGTAGCAAATAAACATTGTAACCATGCAAAAACCAGAGCTTCTTCCACCAGCAGCATCACATGGTTAAATTTGGATGCAAAGTACCAAAAATAACAGGCCATAAAAGCTCCATATACCTTTGTTGGCGAATTTTCTCTGAAGTGGGACTAAGAGGGGGCTCATCTGGTTCTTCAGCACTTGTTGATGCTTGCTGTTTTCCCTTTTTAGCAGGAGCCTTAGTGCTAGGTTTCACCGCGGCCTTTTCCACAGGCGCTGGCTTTGGTTTCTACAGGATGCAGTAAAACAAAATGACAGACAGCATTCAATCAATGACAATTCAATATTATTAACTTATATAAGTGGTTGGCATCCACAAACAATCATGCAACTGATAGTATGATGCTCATTGTTTTGCAAATCAACACCAGAAATAATCACAATGGCTTACAATCACTGAATAACATTTCTTTGGATGTTTATTTTTTAATGAGAAACAACATTTTACTGGGAAATTACATTGCATAATTCAAGCCCTTGAGGATAACTGTTTGAGCTATTCAACTACTCATATAATCAGCTAATTGAATGTTAGTATGCAAACAGAATGGTAGTGAACGAGAAATCACACCTACACTGCAAAGATGAAAGCATATAGAACCGAGCATATGCATCAAATATCTCCAAACAATTATTTTCCAACAACTAAGCAGTGGAAAAATAATAATTATTGACTAATGTTATCAGCATGCAGGCAATCGTTCTTATAACTGTCGCAACTACATAAAGATAGAATTGTGATGTAAATAAAGAAGAGTGAATTTACTATTGCCTACATTAACAAAGAACCAAAGTTAAATAAAAGGATTTGTGTGATGCATCTATTAACAAATCATATATTTTCAtttacctcctcctcctcctcttcttcccatGATTCTTTAACATCATCTTCTTCAACATCTTCATCAGCCCACTGATTTTTAAGTGGCTCGACTTTCACAACAGGAGCAACTGGCTGGAAATCTTCAGAATCTGAAATGCAGTGTCAATTAGTTTCCATAACACACTAACAATGCGTATGAAAGTGCCCTAATAAACCAACATTAGAACATGATACCTAAATTTAATAAACCAACATAATTGCGCAAAGCAACCCTTGGGAGTTTGTTACTGTATACTCGCTTCCTCTAAAAGCTAGGTTGAATAAGGACATTGCAAAATTAATCAGGCATGAAAAGGCGCCTAACACAGCAGTCAGCAGGAGCCTATAAGCGGTAATTACTTTAGATATCATGTTAATCCAATCAGAGCACTTGTCAAAAATACAGGCAAAGACTTTGGGAAAAGGATTACTGATTCACAATGGAGATCACTTTAACTAGCAGGAACAGATGCCAGAATCTTTAGCGTTGGACACGGAACATCAAAAAAACTGTTATTCCATGACGCTATTCTTAGTTGAAAAGCTAAATTAGACCTATACAAGAGATGCATATGACTAGATATATCCATGTCACTATGTCAGTACTACACACAAAACATCCCAAACCCATGACCATTTGCCTAAAACGGAACGGATATCACCGCAGCTCACAAACAAATCCTAGAAACCATAATCCCAAAAACTAAGCCCAAGCAACCAGACCTAAACGGGATAAGCCTGACGAAATATCGCGCGTGCCTAGGGTCCGTGGACTCCCTACTCTAGATTCGGAACCCGCAGTGGGACGGTGCGAGGCGAGGGACCCATCACGAACGGCGCATCAGAACACCGAACTACTCGCATCGGGGAAGCACCGGCGCACAGATCGGGGAGtcgaaagagagggagagggagaaggaggcGCTCACCCCAGTCCTCCATCGTGGCTCCTGACGGTCTCGAGATCCGATCGCTTCGTCGGTGTCGGCggcagcgacggcggcggcggggcgcccGGTACGCGGAGGgccggcggtggctagggtttccgCGGCcctggcggccgcggcggcgggggcgcggGAGGGGAGGGCGGAAGCTTCTCGAGGGTTGTGGAACGGGGAGGGGAACCGAACGGATGAGTCGAGTCGAGTCGCGCGCTCTGCTGTGCTCTGTGCCGGCTCTGTGCTTTGGCTTTGCTCTGTCCCCTTCTGATGAGAATTCTGATCGCCCATTGGACGGCCACGATCTGCCATGATATAGGCCTTCGCACACGAAGGCGAGGCGGAAACGAACAACTTTTTTTCCCTCTTCTTTCTTATAAAAAAGTTTGGTAGAGTGTCGTTGCGTTGTTATGGAATACCTAACAATTTATATTTAAAAACATATAGATCGCacaataagataataatactgttaaattaaatatcaatgttaaagtgatatttaatcaaaAAATAAAGTTTATGGATTTAACATAGTCACGGAGTACGTGGCATCGAGGCTCACAAGCTCTAAagcttccagagattgggtcgaatccaacctagagcctcggaacctTGCATCTTTTTttggacgggcttcacttcggatgcgccagtagcaatatcaacgatctcccgTCGATGGACcagtcgtatggatccccatactGTCGGatgccgtgagaaggggtaccctaagcaagacccaaaaaacgaccgcgtagacttcgtaaagatcgaaaccagctaaacaccgctggcctcggccggttctccgactcgcccgaggccccctcaccgctggcctcggccgattctccgactcgcccgaggccccctcaccactgacctCGAGCGACTCCCCGCCGAAGGCCTCGGCCAGGCCAcagaccctccgtctcgcgcgaggcgggctcggcagcactccgctgcctcttccttctcccgtccctctgacaaaacgtcgtgtcgcattaactcagccaactgctgcccctgacatcgaccgcacgctcggcacagtacagcagagtgGCCAACGGGACAGGaagcaggacggggcaggggttacccgccactgtgctaaccactatacACATggctgacgcccatgcctcactgagccgccaactcctgctccaaggacaacgcagcatggggagccacgtctgggctactgtggcctcggaatcagtacccaggtccaataactcccccaaggcctcggcagtttgcttcaggggctcggcagcctgaggatccatgtccgccgggccccccacgatggctcggcctcggcgtctgcagggccgctgctccctacgacgtcattgcacggtgaccagcacgtcgcccgccatgtcctgcatcaagctatactggagccccacgacgcacaagatcgagtataaccggcgtgtcacttctgcacgacaaggacagggccactccatcgaccataccacgacagtggccggctacagggctcggacacacaaccccatttacagaagcgctatgtagc encodes:
- the LOC136470846 gene encoding uncharacterized protein, yielding MEDWDSEDFQPVAPVVKVEPLKNQWADEDVEEDDVKESWEEEEEEEKPKPAPVEKAAVKPSTKAPAKKGKQQASTSAEEPDEPPLSPTSEKIRQQRLVEEADFKSTTELFAKKDGEQKSLDTFIPKSESDFVEYAELIANKLRPYEKSFHYMALLKNVMRLSMTSLKGADAKEISSSVTAIANEKIKAEKEVAAGKKKQGAKKKQLHIEKGDDDFIPGRGGGYDDPDEYDFM